The nucleotide sequence TCTAGTAAATTAGAAATGTCAGGAGAGCGGACAGGTTTTACTAGACTTTAGTAGTGACAGGAGCCTTACTTTTAAACAACCCCACACATTTGCTGATTGACGAAAGGTCACTTTCTTTATGGTTTACAATGAACAGCGCCATACTTTTGGAAGTGGCTGTTCCTGGTATTTGTCACATTAGTTGGCCGAATCCGCAGTACCAAGTACAACCACTACCAAGTGTATGGAGCTGTGATCAAATGGGACCAAGACTGAGCTCCTTCAGTCTAAAGATAAGCGATCAGATGTGATCTATGGCTAGGCCACCAGTTTTACATCCCCTGTATGTTACGTCTTCAGCAcgcgcacgcacacacagacCTTTACAACTCTTaagacatttattttttttctcttaaatagCTTTTCTTCCTCTTTATAAAACATTTTCTTCAAATCACATGAAAGTCACAAATGCAAATAAAACATATTCACAATCCAAACACTTCTTTGGCATTTGGgcaatttttttgtttctttttgatttctttttaaaCTCGGCGACTCTTCTTACATCTGGTACAAAATATTCAGTTTTACAGAAATAGaagcatatttatatatatatagtcatatatcatcatcatcatcatcatcatcacagagAAATCCcaaaaatgtattaaataacattaaaaaaaaaaaaaaaattctcagacGTTCCTTTTCCTCACACAAACCTGACACGTTGCGAGTGCATCGGAAGTGACACCTGTGGAGCAGCCTTTGTTGTAGCGGGGATGACAGAAGGCAGATGGCGCTGCGGTCTATATACTGGAAATCAATACCTTACGGTACAGGGGGGTTTCCAAAAATAGGGGGCgctctattggggggggggggtccaatacTTTCCATTAAAGGGAGCACGAAATCACACAGTAAAAACCGCATAAGctcagtggtgggtggggaaGGGGGAGAAAGGGGCAGCGCACAAACAAAAGGGTAATAGTAATAAAACCGCCATGCAGAAAAAACGCAGCAACGTCGTGTCTGGGGGAACAAGTctcaaaaataaaatagaaagcaGCATCATCGGGGGAGACCAAAACTTCCTGACAAAGAAAAGGCGTCATGAACGTCCTGCTGTTGCTTCCTCTTGGGAGGTGCACAGATGCCCCGCCCCCGCAGATCCCTCCATGGCTCTAGCTTAGGATATCTTGCAGCTGTTCCTCGTGCAGTTCTTGGGAGGGCTCTGCGGTGGACGGATGATCTTGGCTTTTTTTAGGCTGTGCCTCTTGTTTAAGTTGTTGGCTGTAAGAGAGTACGACCGACCATGCATCATCCTGGCGTTCAGTCCGTTCGCCATGGAGAATGACTTCAGATGGCTTCGTAAGGCAACCGGGAGGGGGAGCTTGTCGACCAGGTGAACGGGCGTGCAGGACACGATGGCGCGGCAGCAGAGGTCCTGCAGACTCAGTACTgttggaagagaagggggggcaagTTAAGATGGCGTCAAGGTTTGGATCTACGACGTTTAAATAGAGCTGCTATTGCACACAGTGACCTGCAGGTGGCAGTGGAGGAACACAACTTGCTATCCCACTGGTCACAATGACGTCTTCTCTGCGGTAAATCATCAACAACATCGCAGGTGAAGGACCAAGAAACCTTCATGGTGCAGGAATTACTTTCTAAGTCACATGAATGACTGATGCTGGAGGTGCCAACGCACTTCACGCCTCCAGAATGTAACAAGCGTATGTTCACTGTAATACATTGCCAGTACCCACAGACTTGCTGTCCAGGATTCTGGGACAGCTGGGTGACAGCAGCCATACTGGTTGATGACAAGGATTCTGTGACATCAAAGCAGCCGATACATGGATTGTATAAGCAGATTAGGTGATCAgagttctgggaaagctgggtaacaacccCTCTAGGAACTGTAATGGGGGCCATGCTGGCTCCAATGTACCAGAACAGCTAATATGTGGATACGTATAGGTAGATGTGCTGTTCGTGGTGTGGAAACTACAGGCCGTTCTTTTGgctgtaacccagctttcccaagttCCTGGACAATAAATGAATCATTATATAACATGTCCATTACTGCCAGATGCAAGCAGATATTGGAAAAGCTTGGTGACAATCTAGGTACAATAGGGGACATCCTAGGAACACTGGTTATCATTTGTGTCTATGTggacctgggaaagctgggtgagcagCCTGGCTCCTGGCTCACGTACCCTTGTTGGGCCTCCAGAGACGGTCCATGCCGTGACGCATCAGCACGATCCTCGCCAGCTCGGTGAAGGACTCGGTGATGTTGAAGTTGCAGAGGGGACTGACCTCGAAGAAGGTCATCCCCAGGCGCTCGGCGTAGCACTGCGCCTGCTCCGTGGAAACTTGCCGCTTAAACGCCAAGTGCAGACGGTTCCCCACCAGGATTTTGGGCACCCCCGGGGCATGCTTGGAAACAGAACACAAatacagcattatatacagtctgTACAATGAGAGCATCCATTGCTTATcctatcctgggaaagctgggtggcacaGAACATCAGTTTATAAAATGAGAGCCTTCATTAATTATCTGGGTCACACCCAGCTTTCCTTGGTCCTGAAAGGCAGGACTAACACTgattgcatagaaaaaaaaaattgttgagaaCTTGGAACCCAACTTGCCCAGGCTCCTGAACATCCAATATGTTGCTACGTACACCCCCTCACTCTATTATTTTGGCAGGATTCTAGAAAAGCTAAAAGGTAACCACCACTCCGGTGGAAGCTACTCTGTCAGCCATACtggttgtcacccaactttccacTTCCCCAGATGCCTGAACAGAAAAAGCCATATTGGTGGTCACCCGGTTTTCCCAGGCTACAATGTTAGTTCAGTGTGTACACCCCGTTCAGGGTTTTGGTAAAGCTGGGTGGCAACTTAGACTTGCATTGTACTCTCTATTGATaacagctccccctagtggtcagtGTAAGGTCTCACCTCATCGATTTCCTTTATCCATCGGTCGATGCCGTCAAAGGACCAGCGGTTTGTGATATCATAGACCAGGATAACGCCCTGCGGCGAGAAGAGACAACACCTGAGTGATAGCTCCACCTACTGCAAGAGGAATATGTCATATGTGCTCCCTCCTGAGGCATGATGGGACAACCATGTGACCTTATAAGTGTCATTCATGTCAACATTAGCAAAgggtggagttgccctttaagtaccATATATGGGCTCAGATTATTATATGAGCCAAAGAGAT is from Dendropsophus ebraccatus isolate aDenEbr1 chromosome 14, aDenEbr1.pat, whole genome shotgun sequence and encodes:
- the RAB40B gene encoding ras-related protein Rab-40B, with protein sequence MTHRASPAKAYDFLLKFLLVGDSDVGKGEILASLQDGATESPYGYNMGIDYKTTTILLDGRRIKLQLWDTSGQGRFCTIFRSYSRGAQGVILVYDITNRWSFDGIDRWIKEIDEHAPGVPKILVGNRLHLAFKRQVSTEQAQCYAERLGMTFFEVSPLCNFNITESFTELARIVLMRHGMDRLWRPNKVLSLQDLCCRAIVSCTPVHLVDKLPLPVALRSHLKSFSMANGLNARMMHGRSYSLTANNLNKRHSLKKAKIIRPPQSPPKNCTRNSCKIS